In the Sorghum bicolor cultivar BTx623 chromosome 4, Sorghum_bicolor_NCBIv3, whole genome shotgun sequence genome, GGGTCATGTCGGTTTTTTAGCCATCAGGATAGCATTGCTATTGATTTTTGGCGGTCGACGCGGGAGTTGTTGACTTACACGTAGATTTTGGCAATCTACACTGCACGAgtctagatttttttttgttccttTTCTTTAAAATCTCTTTGAGACGGAGATGCTCTAATTAAAAACATGTCATTAATGTCACTTACACGTATATGGGCGCAGCCAATATATAGCAGATGTTTCGTTCAGGTCCAGGTGCAGATCATCACGCGTACGTACGTGCCTCTGACGAAACAAACGACCGACGACATCCTTTCTTAGACAAGGGGAGAGCCGTTCATTTCGTACCCGCGCGCGTCTGCAGTGGATTATACTAGTAGTAAGTATTATCGCCTTGTTCAGTTGCCAAACAAAtttggttttgagcgctgtagcGTTATCTTTTGTATTTTACAATTGttgtccaactatagactaactagactcaaaaaagaTTCGTATTGTAAATTACAAATGAACTgtgaaattaattattttttatatttatatttaatatttcatatttgcgtctaaagattcgatgtgacagggaatcttgaaattttttagaactataaacaaggcctatatacaTATTATCATATATATAACGCGCATCTGTGGCGGCGGCGTACTTGCGACTCTCTTGTGGAATATTGCACCTTAAGCCATGCATATGTTTGAGCTGCACATAGCCATAGATATATGCACGTACGCTAGCTAGTGGATTACCAGGCTTGCTTCGTTGGACCCACTTACCAATCCCAAGCCGGCCGGCAGCCGCCAATCAACCGTAATCACGAAGGCCTCAACCGTCATTACGAAGGCTAGTGGTGTTTgttgtgtgtatatatacacaCGACCGATCATCATCGATTCATCACAACAAAATCCGTCCATACCCATACTTACATATATCTACAGACTGCACCCACCAACAATTTATTCAGGCTACACGATCTCCAATTTCTGAGCTACATATATACAGTAGTACTCCAGATTCTTCTCGATCGTACGGTTCTTAGAGGTATGGCCGTTTCAGCTCGAGTCTTCACGCTCTTGCTGCTCGCAGCTGCCGGTTGGGTGCCGGCCATGGCAGCTAATGCTCCTGCACCAACCGGGTGGCTGAAGGCGCATGCCACCTTCTACGGAGGCGCTGATGCCTCCGACACCATGGGTAAGCTAGCTGTGTGCTGGCCGACGATATCACATCCGTCATCGTCTGATCTAAtaatgtatatatgtatgtattgatGGCAGGCGGCGCGTGCGGGTATGGGAACCTCTACTCCCAGGGCTATGGTACGCGGACGGCGGCGCTGAGCACGGTCCTCTTCAACGACGGCGCCTCGTGCGGGCAGTGCTACAAGATCGCTTGTGACCGCAAGAGAGCTGATCCGATGTTCTGTAAACCTGGTGTCACGGTGACCGTCACGGCCACAAACTTCTGCCCACCCAACATGGCGCTGCCCGAGGGGGGTTGGTGCAATCAGCATCGCCCGCACTTCGACATGGCGCAGCCGGCATTTGAGAAGATCGGCGTGTACAGCGGCGGTATTATCCCCGTCATGTACAAGaggtatatatttttatgtcatTTCCTACATACCTCTTCCAAGCTAGCTTCAATCTATCATAAATAAAACAGAAAAATTAATGGGATGCAATGCAATATCCTAATACTACAACTAATTCCTTGCTTGTAGAGTTCCTTGCGTGAAGCGAGGTGGCGTCAGGTTCAGCGTCAACGGCCATGACTACTTCAATCTTGTGCTTGTAACCAATGTTGCGGCTGCCGGCTCCATCAAGTCCATGGAAGTCAAGACGTCCAATTCAAGTAACTGGTCTCCAATGGCACGTAACTGGGGTGCAAACTGGCACTCTCTTGCATATCTTACAGGGCAGATGCTCTCATTTAGGCTCACAGACACGGATGGGCAAACTATTGAATTCACAGATGTGGTGCCACAAGGATGGAAGTTTGGCCAAACATTTGCATCCAAGTTGCAGTTCATGTGATGATGAGAGCTCCATCATCCAGGATTATTATTTATAGGAGTTTGATTTAAAGATGTATAACTGGTCAAAATGCATGAATAATGGAGTTGCTTGTATATTGTACTTGTACTCATCAGCCAACGCTATATGTATGGCTTTGTATCTCTCATTCTTCCTATTGTACAGtcctatgttttattttttatggTGTATATAAATATGTTCAGTTTATGTCTTCAGTAATTCTGTTGTACCAATGTAAACGTACAATGGTTACATGAGTTATTGCTAATACAATAATAACTTTGCTGGATATTCTGTCGAGCAACAATTATGAATGCCAACGAACCGATATCAACCAAATCGAGGCTATAACACCCTCATGACAGTGGTTATAGTTCAATGTAATAATAGGTCGAACTCCATAAATGATAACATAAAATGCTTTTAATAATTAGGTTGTTGTGTTTCCAATGAAACTTTAGGATTAGAATGATACTTGTCGTTGAATTCCCTGGTGCTAGTACATCTCAAGATTATTGATAAAGTCGCCATAAATATTTTACTGTTAAGAGGCATGTGGTCTACCACTAAAACATGCACTCAATAGATCTTAGGATTAACCAAAATCCAAACCGACAGATTACGCGATAATAAATCCAACCAACTACACTCTTTAACTATTCGTATGGTACTTAATTTGCCTTGAGTTTCCTTGGTCCTACATCAAGGGATCATTCTTTAGAGTACTACCATGTTATGATAAGTCTTGAATTTATTCAGTTGTTAAGGATCTGCTGACACAAATTGTTTTTTTGTGAATGTGCCTGAGCATGTGTTTCATTAAGAGAAAAAGAATTACACAATGTTGCTCCAAGAGAACCCTGTAGCTCAGACTACAAATAGCAAAGCTAGTGGTTAGAAACCTAGATCGACCAAAAGCAACTAGAGAAAGAAGAGACGACTGGAAAAGGACCCTCTACCTCAAAACTATAATCGACTAGATGTGTGAAAGGAAGATTACACCAACAATGGTTGCCAACAAAGAAGATGAAGCTGCGGTGGCAAAGCATACACTGATAAGAGACAAGATAAACATTTGGCATTAACGACAGCAAAGCATCCTCCAAAGATGACCGGGGCAACAAAAGCGACAAAGCATCTGCATGTGAAGAGTCCACCATGTTCTCGGCAACAAAGCATCTTCCTGAGAGGGGGGACTGAGGTGACGTCGATGGCAAAACATCTACCTTGAGTAGCAATGATGGCAAAGCATCTACCGAAGAAGAGCGGTCGTGGCAAAGAATCCGCCAAGAAGAAGAGCGGTGGTGGCAAAGTATCTGCACACACGGGCAAAGACTGCAAGGATAGTGAGAGGAGTCAAAGATGTAAGAGGCACGACTATAGGAGTGCTCCAATTATGCCTTCATGAAGGGTAGTGACATCCGCAAACGCTACTATCATTGAAAATAAGCACAAGAGTAGGATCTTCGCCCCAAGGCCTACTCGAGCGACATGCCCAATGAATAGAATCTTCAACGATGTCTCTGAGAAGATAGATAAAGCAAGTTACGCCATCATTGCTCCCTAGAGTAAGAAGTAGGGTGGGGTTTTCATCGAGAATCCACTCGtccatagatatatatatatataggcacaGGACATGGCCACCCGAAGCAGCCCGAGCACAGGCCGCAAGTAGGTGAGGGCGCAAGCACTGGCCATGGAGGACCCAAGCCACCAAGGACAATAGCACAAACACGGCCTCAATGCTGTCGTGCAAGagcatgagcattcatcagggACTCGCCTCCAGAGCACATGAATGACGATCCCTAGTAGCACCACCAGGGGCTAGTAGGATTCATACGACTCCAACAAGGAGGAGGTAGCACGCTAGCAACTTCAGGAAGCACCCCTGCGTGGAGGAGGCCACCTAGGAGCCATGCCCAACCCAGTGCCTCGTGGGATCCACGAGGCCTGCCACGTAGGACGCCGCCATGCTGGCCATCGCTACACCTATAGTAAACGCAAAGGGTACCACCGTTGTACCACACTCTAAATCCGGGGAGAAAGGTGGGAGATCTAGGCCTAGATCCCCCGAAAGTCACTAGACACCCACTCAACAAAAGATGTAGGGAAGAGGAGCAGCATTAACGACAACAAAGCATCCTCTAAAGATGACCGGGGCAACAAAAGCGACAAAGCATCTCCATGTGAAGAGTCCATCATATTCTCGGCAACAAAGCATCTTCCTAAGATGGGGGACTGAGGTGACGTCGATGGCAAAACATCTACCTTGAGTAGCAATGATGGCAAAGCATCTACCGAAGAAGAGCGGTCGTGGCAAAGAATCCACCAAGAAGAAGAGCGGTGGTGGCAAAGTATCTGCACACACGGGCAAAGACTGCAAGAAGCAGCTCTATTTAGAGGAGTCAAAGATGTAAGAGGCACGACTataggagtgctccaatgatgccTTCATGAAGGGTAGTGACATCCGCAAACGTTACTATCATTGAAAAGAAGCACAAGAGTAGGGTCTTCGCCCCAAGGCCTACTCGAGCGACATGCCCAATGAATAGAATCTTCAACGATGTCTCCAAGAAGATAAATAAAGCAAGTTACACCATCATTGCTCCCTAGAGTAAGAAGTAGGGTGGTGTTTTCACCGAGAATCCACTCGtccatagatatatatataggcaCAGGATATAGCCACCCGAAGCTGCCCGAGCACAGGCCGCAAGTAGGTGAGGGCGCAAGCACTGGCCATGGAGGACCCAAGCCGCCAAGGACAATAGCATGAACACGGCCTCAATGCTGTCGTGCAAGagcatgagcattcatcagggACTCGCCCCTAGAGCACATGAATGATGATCCCTAGTAGCACCACCAGGGCCCAGTAGGATTCATACGACTCCAACAAGGAGGAGGTAGCACGCTAGCAACCTCAGGAAGCACCCCTGTGTGGAGGAGGCCACCTAGGAGCCATGCCCAACCTAGTGCCTTGCGGGGATCCACGAGGCCTGCCACGTAGGACGCCGCCGTGCTGACCATCGCTACACCTGTAGTAAACGCAAAGGCTACCACCGTTGTACCACACTCTAGATCCGGGGATAAAGGTGGGAGATCTAGGCCTAGATCCCCCAAAAGTCACTAGACACCCACTCAACCAAAGATGTAGGGAAGAGGAGCGGCATTAACGACAGCAAAGCATCCTCTAAAGATGACCGGGGCAACAAAAGCGACAAAGCATCTACATGTGAAGAGTCCATCATGTTCTCGTCAACAAAGCATCTTCCTGAGAGGGGGGACTGAGGTGACATCGATGGCAAAACATCTACCTTGAGTAGCAATGATGGCAAAGCATCTGCTGAAGAAGAGCAGTCGTGGCAAAGAATCCGCCAAGAAGAAGAGCGGTGGTGGCAAAGTATCTGCACACACGGGCAAAGACTGCAAGAAGCAGCTCTAGTGAGAGGAGTTGAAGATGTAAGAGGCACGATTataggagtgctccaatgatgccTTCATGAAGGGTAGTGACATCCGCAAACGTTACTATCATCAAAAAGAAGCACAAGAGTAGGATCTTCGCCCCAAGGCCTACTCGAGCGAcatgctgttgacggtccttaatgctcacatttaaccatcaactaatcatggaaaaggacctatatgcaaccaacatccaaaattagggtttcatctgacagaattccacgagttttggtgtttgtctatttctgtagggggttatcaggaaatatggaggaaaggcccacacgtcgggtttacattgagatattaacgtgtgcgccaattatctatcatctagaagactccagaagccacaggaacgagcaggaggccgaacgggcccgggggctggGCACTCGCcctccccctagggcgcccgcccagctacaggagccaatcaggctccgtctcgcggatcatgctccaccgacctaaaggattaaggaaaaccgtgcgattaagatcggtttgatccgacggcccatattcgtttgatcccctggcccctggaggacatATCTCTTCTATAgagtcaaagctagggttttgaattattcatccaagtagagaggatctctctagttcatctagttctagttcatctagttctagttctagttagttctagttgtaatctagaaaatagggagtgtaacaccctaggtgttaagcatgaaTTTAGCCCTATCaccacatgcataagcattctcatcaagcatagcatcatgagcatgtcattcatcccaaaacatgattttatgtgctttatttcatgtgttttaattatgataaaatatgatgcttgcttctaaaaatgtgaaatattcaaactaggttgatttatgtgtaagaaggatttagagtatttttgtgcaatttttggagctatggaatttgagaaatggaatttatacaagatttccaaattgaatttatttaaaaacctagaactaagttttaatttgtaattcaaattctatttagaatttggtcttgcttattaaagcaaagttgtagagtttttgttttggaacaacattgtttttgggagcaagaggtaaaaatgattttaaattggtccaaatgaatttagaaagaatttggagaaaaaaaattcaaaaaaaaagaaaggggcaggcgctgttgggccaaccccgcttccctttcggcccagcgagcggcccggcctgcctcccctttcccctctctcccgcacgCGCGGCGCccacctcgctccacccggcgccggccacgtggcggccgtacgccggccttggacgcgccgcggccggcctccaaccccccctggtcgggacgccggctcgggctcccaggccatttcctccgttctgtcccccgcgccctccttctccttcctccctccgctcgcaccgcgcagcagcagctcctccgcgcgccatcgccggagaaagccccgccgctcgccgccgaccgcaccagagcctcaagctcaccgccgagagcaccagcgccttcgccatcgttagggtaagcttgtgcgcgcgttctaccgaggtgagagtccgtcgagcgccgtgaatcgctcgccggagttaccccgagctcgccggagtgctccgccgcgacggatcttgtgtttctctgcctcatttcgctggttcttgggtgcgctaggtcggtagggtggtgaggaagctcggagagccggttgcgcacgctctaccgcaccggagcggcctggccgcggcgagcagcgccgccgtgccgccatgcatgctcgtcggaggtgttccggtcatcctccggccaatccaagggtaccgttgggtgcgcctcgctgcggggagcacgttggtgcttaccccgtggccggagacctcaccgccggcgagatctgctcgtcggaggtgagctccctctcggtctcgctgaccggtggggtcggggacccactgtcagtcgcagggggatcccggtgggtgtagatctgggtgtgtgtagcctttttcgtcggttttcttgaataaaagttttctagaaattgatttaaaacttgtaaaattca is a window encoding:
- the LOC8080383 gene encoding expansin-A23 codes for the protein MAVSARVFTLLLLAAAGWVPAMAANAPAPTGWLKAHATFYGGADASDTMGGACGYGNLYSQGYGTRTAALSTVLFNDGASCGQCYKIACDRKRADPMFCKPGVTVTVTATNFCPPNMALPEGGWCNQHRPHFDMAQPAFEKIGVYSGGIIPVMYKRVPCVKRGGVRFSVNGHDYFNLVLVTNVAAAGSIKSMEVKTSNSSNWSPMARNWGANWHSLAYLTGQMLSFRLTDTDGQTIEFTDVVPQGWKFGQTFASKLQFM